The Mesobacillus jeotgali genome window below encodes:
- a CDS encoding KinB-signaling pathway activation protein, producing MTSRNWVHLFLTTLAVGSVTTAVVGFIVRWSEFQQLLSDFNILEFLSILVWLMGVGLIFSILSQMGFFAYLTVHRFGLGIFKSLWNPVQVLLIAFVLFDLVYLRFATFAESGESILSYLGLAVIVLAAGLIVAFMKVKQTNKEAFIPALFFMVVVTVIEWVPVLRVNEHSWLYLMLFPLLVCNAYQLLVLHKLNQKSLQERKVLEEKAKTKAKPNKKAQKKPSNA from the coding sequence TGTGGTTGGCTTTATTGTCCGCTGGAGTGAATTCCAGCAGCTGCTGAGTGATTTCAACATTCTTGAATTCCTTTCAATCTTAGTATGGCTTATGGGTGTTGGTCTTATATTTAGCATTCTTAGCCAAATGGGTTTCTTTGCATATTTGACAGTACATCGCTTTGGGCTGGGAATTTTCAAATCCCTATGGAATCCAGTACAGGTCCTATTGATTGCCTTTGTATTGTTTGATCTTGTCTATCTTCGTTTTGCCACTTTTGCGGAAAGCGGCGAGAGTATCCTTTCATATTTAGGTCTCGCGGTGATCGTACTGGCTGCGGGGTTGATCGTAGCGTTTATGAAGGTTAAGCAAACAAATAAAGAAGCGTTCATACCAGCATTGTTTTTCATGGTTGTCGTAACAGTTATTGAATGGGTACCGGTACTTAGAGTGAACGAGCATAGCTGGCTCTATCTCATGCTATTTCCATTGTTAGTATGTAATGCCTACCAGCTATTGGTTCTGCATAAGCTTAACCAAAAATCGCTCCAGGAACGGAAAGTTCTTGAAGAAAAGGCTAAGACAAAGGCAAAACCAAATAAAAAGGCACAAAAAAAGCCGTCCAACGCATAG